The proteins below come from a single uncultured Carboxylicivirga sp. genomic window:
- a CDS encoding TIM-barrel domain-containing protein, with protein sequence MNKYIYWLFSVSVLLMMSNSMLAQLQNIGLVNEPIDISKDFYDFKNTYYFADELSSFDPKTGSGEVKYSRYEYKTRYAFNNMLGVLRPVEPNEFPEGEYLSTPTLPFKLEFVSPRTVRLRMQTGMDKSVDQPSLMLVDGTAPVDHSWKYSSEEGKHIYTSKYGKVVISVNPWRVSFFDADGKLLTQTNHHIDNAETTYTPIMPFSFVRRAEDYSRSVNAAFTLEPNEMIFGCGESYTGFNKRGQKVVLCTDDANGIQNETMYKPIPFFMSNRGYGMFMHTSTPITCDFGKYFGGVNSLMIGDESLDLFVFLGDPKDILDEYTDLTGKAAMPPLWSFGFWMSRITYFSEEEGREVAKKLRDNEVPCDVIHFDTGWFETDWRCDYQFSESRFDDAASMIKDLKKQGFQTCLWQLPYFVPQNTLFNEIVDKGLYVKNAKGNLPYEDAVLDFSNPETVAWYQEKIGGLLKLGVGAIKVDFGEAAPYNGIYASGRTGFYEHNLYPLRYNKAVADITKEIKGEQIMWARSTWAGSQRYPLHWGGDPANTNTAMAAALRGGLSIGLSGFSFWSHDIGGFVLKTPEELYRRWTPFGMLTSHTRSHGAPPKEPWEYSKSFLEDFKKADNMRYELMPYIYAQAKQCTEQGLPMMRALFVEFPDDPGSWLVDDEYLFGADILVAPLFEEVSERNVYLPKGNWIDYQTGKSYAGGWHSIEAGDIPIVMLVREGSVIPHIKLAQSTKDMDWSKLELRTFCGTTNKAEGIICLPSNNQLVEVSVEKKDDQLSLTKGSLKGVKFNITENQ encoded by the coding sequence ATGAATAAATATATCTACTGGCTGTTTTCAGTATCTGTATTGCTGATGATGTCCAATTCGATGTTAGCCCAACTTCAAAATATTGGTCTGGTAAACGAACCCATCGACATAAGTAAAGACTTCTACGATTTTAAAAACACCTACTACTTTGCCGATGAGCTTTCATCCTTCGATCCCAAAACAGGGTCAGGCGAAGTTAAATACTCGCGGTACGAGTATAAAACCCGCTATGCTTTTAACAACATGTTGGGGGTTCTTCGGCCTGTTGAGCCCAACGAGTTTCCTGAAGGCGAATACCTGTCAACACCTACTTTACCTTTTAAGCTGGAGTTTGTTTCTCCACGTACTGTACGATTGCGTATGCAAACAGGTATGGATAAATCGGTAGATCAACCGTCGTTGATGTTGGTTGATGGTACGGCACCGGTCGATCATTCGTGGAAATATTCATCTGAAGAAGGTAAGCATATTTATACTTCGAAATATGGCAAGGTTGTTATCAGTGTTAATCCATGGCGCGTTTCGTTTTTCGATGCTGATGGAAAGTTGCTAACACAAACCAATCATCACATCGATAATGCCGAAACCACTTACACACCTATCATGCCGTTTTCTTTTGTTCGACGTGCTGAAGATTATTCGCGAAGTGTAAATGCGGCTTTTACTTTGGAGCCAAACGAAATGATTTTTGGTTGTGGCGAGTCGTATACCGGGTTTAATAAGCGTGGACAAAAAGTGGTGTTATGTACCGATGATGCCAACGGCATTCAAAACGAGACCATGTACAAGCCCATTCCGTTTTTTATGAGCAACCGCGGTTACGGAATGTTTATGCATACATCAACGCCCATCACCTGCGATTTTGGTAAATATTTCGGCGGTGTTAATTCGTTGATGATTGGTGATGAATCATTGGATTTATTCGTTTTTCTGGGCGATCCTAAAGATATATTGGATGAGTATACCGATTTGACCGGAAAAGCTGCCATGCCGCCGCTTTGGAGTTTTGGTTTTTGGATGAGTCGTATTACCTATTTCTCAGAAGAGGAAGGACGAGAGGTGGCTAAAAAGCTTCGCGATAATGAAGTGCCTTGCGATGTAATTCATTTCGATACCGGATGGTTCGAAACCGATTGGCGTTGCGATTATCAATTTTCCGAATCGCGTTTTGATGATGCTGCTTCGATGATTAAGGATTTGAAGAAGCAAGGCTTTCAGACTTGTTTATGGCAACTACCTTATTTTGTTCCTCAAAACACACTGTTTAACGAGATTGTTGATAAAGGTTTGTACGTAAAAAATGCCAAGGGGAATCTTCCTTACGAAGATGCAGTACTGGATTTTTCTAATCCTGAAACAGTAGCATGGTATCAGGAAAAAATTGGAGGACTGTTGAAGTTGGGTGTGGGAGCCATCAAGGTTGATTTTGGTGAAGCGGCTCCATACAATGGTATTTATGCCTCAGGCAGAACAGGATTTTACGAGCATAACCTGTATCCATTACGATATAACAAAGCCGTTGCCGACATTACTAAAGAGATCAAAGGCGAGCAGATTATGTGGGCTCGAAGTACCTGGGCTGGCAGTCAGCGATATCCTTTGCATTGGGGTGGCGATCCGGCCAATACCAATACAGCAATGGCGGCCGCTTTACGAGGAGGTTTATCAATTGGTTTAAGTGGATTTTCATTCTGGAGTCACGATATTGGTGGATTTGTTTTGAAAACGCCCGAAGAGCTTTATCGTCGTTGGACACCCTTTGGAATGCTAACATCGCATACGCGTAGCCACGGAGCACCGCCAAAAGAACCATGGGAATACAGCAAAAGCTTTTTGGAAGATTTCAAAAAGGCTGATAATATGCGTTATGAGTTGATGCCGTATATTTATGCGCAAGCCAAACAGTGTACCGAGCAAGGTCTGCCCATGATGCGCGCTTTGTTTGTTGAGTTTCCTGATGATCCGGGTTCGTGGTTGGTTGATGATGAGTATTTATTTGGTGCAGATATTTTGGTGGCTCCATTGTTTGAAGAAGTAAGCGAACGTAATGTATATCTGCCCAAAGGAAACTGGATCGATTATCAAACCGGAAAATCATATGCCGGTGGATGGCATAGTATCGAAGCGGGTGATATACCTATTGTAATGTTGGTTCGAGAAGGAAGTGTTATACCTCACATCAAGCTTGCACAAAGCACCAAAGATATGGATTGGTCAAAACTGGAATTACGCACTTTCTGTGGTACTACCAATAAAGCAGAAGGAATCATTTGTTTGCCATCCAACAATCAATTGGTTGAGGTGAGTGTCGAAAAGAAAGATGATCAACTGTCGTTAACCAAAGGATCGCTTAAAGGAGTAAAATTCAATATTACTGAGAACCAATAG
- a CDS encoding family 43 glycosylhydrolase, whose amino-acid sequence MRYIPYSLILVVAIVLHSCTPNVQKEERKNPYTDDYTKIASLSHRHEWNAANVHDPSCIKVGDTYYVYATGAYFTPPNINFKDDTVHIGKIPVRSSKDLINWNFEGWVFDETPSEAYNYVKEANGGHAADNMWAPFIRKVGDEFRLYYSVSYFGSNASFIGMATSKSPLGPWTDKGEVVKTTRQSVMNAIDPSVITDHKTGKDWMVYGSFFGGLFCMELDTETGLALTPGDHGHLIARLEAEKERVIEAPEIVYNEEQDMYYLFISYDSLFSFYNIRVGRSKSPEGPFLDYFGNDMTAKQDNYPILTHSYMFKNHVGWNGNAHCAVLNDGGKYYVMHQGRLAPDNLALQMHVRELKWLSDGWPVLSPERYNTVNNKGAITSQQLEGNWELIELQDRPDKKLYAEGGWRYTPEAFNVSEIAKFAKDGGVDVKKSGNIVSFEFNNETLYLVDENKNKIECAVFRGWDWEQENETILFSGILPSGHGIWGKKVTSVK is encoded by the coding sequence ATGAGATATATACCTTACTCATTAATTTTGGTAGTAGCAATTGTATTGCACAGTTGTACACCCAATGTTCAAAAGGAAGAACGAAAGAATCCATACACTGATGATTATACTAAAATTGCTAGTTTAAGTCATCGACATGAGTGGAATGCAGCTAATGTACACGATCCATCTTGTATAAAAGTAGGAGATACCTATTACGTATACGCTACAGGAGCATATTTTACACCTCCTAATATTAATTTTAAAGATGATACCGTTCATATAGGTAAAATACCTGTTCGTAGTTCAAAAGATTTGATCAACTGGAACTTCGAAGGATGGGTATTTGACGAAACCCCTTCTGAAGCATATAACTACGTAAAAGAGGCCAATGGAGGACATGCTGCCGATAATATGTGGGCTCCTTTTATTCGTAAGGTAGGAGATGAGTTTCGCTTGTACTATTCGGTTTCCTACTTTGGGTCTAATGCTTCGTTTATTGGTATGGCTACTTCAAAATCGCCACTGGGCCCTTGGACAGATAAGGGTGAAGTTGTAAAAACAACTCGTCAGAGTGTGATGAATGCCATTGATCCATCAGTAATAACCGATCATAAAACAGGTAAAGACTGGATGGTTTATGGTTCCTTTTTTGGAGGATTATTTTGTATGGAACTCGATACAGAAACAGGTTTAGCTCTAACACCAGGAGATCATGGACATTTAATTGCTCGTCTCGAAGCCGAAAAAGAGCGTGTTATCGAAGCTCCGGAAATAGTTTATAACGAAGAGCAGGACATGTACTATTTGTTTATTTCTTACGATTCGTTGTTTAGCTTTTATAATATTCGAGTGGGTAGATCAAAATCTCCTGAAGGACCATTTCTTGATTATTTTGGGAATGATATGACAGCAAAACAAGATAATTACCCAATTCTAACACACAGTTACATGTTTAAAAATCATGTGGGATGGAATGGAAATGCTCACTGTGCTGTGTTGAACGATGGAGGTAAGTATTATGTAATGCATCAGGGACGTTTAGCTCCTGATAATCTGGCTCTACAAATGCATGTGCGAGAACTAAAATGGTTATCGGATGGATGGCCTGTTTTATCCCCTGAACGTTATAACACGGTTAATAATAAAGGAGCAATAACATCTCAGCAGCTAGAAGGAAACTGGGAATTGATAGAATTGCAAGACAGACCAGATAAAAAGTTATATGCCGAGGGAGGTTGGAGATATACACCGGAAGCATTTAACGTATCAGAGATAGCCAAATTTGCGAAGGATGGTGGAGTAGATGTTAAAAAGTCAGGAAATATTGTATCTTTCGAGTTCAATAACGAAACTTTATACCTGGTTGACGAAAACAAGAATAAAATTGAATGTGCAGTATTTAGAGGATGGGACTGGGAGCAAGAGAACGAAACAATTCTTTTTAGTGGTATATTACCAAGCGGCCATGGTATTTGGGGTAAAAAAGTAACATCAGTTAAATAA
- the galA gene encoding beta-galactosidase GalA — protein sequence MNLNRKAILLIGLLTLMPGLFAQVVRERINFDKDWKFAFGHPCDVEKDFNTGTSYFTYLAKAGFGDGAAAVAFDDRTWRPLNLPHDWAVEVPFDAKGSHSHGYKAIGRNFPDVSVGWYRKHFTVDEADYGKQFYIDFEGVSRDAKVWVNGHYLGNEPSGYQSFGYNITDILNYGGENVVAVRADVTLEEGWYYEGAGIYRHVWLQKNAPLHVRKNGTFVIADIDADKAKVTVKTEVENRNQEASTYIVSQQIVNAEGKVLAKTKSRENTIAAMAKGEVDLTMDVANPHLWSLEDPYLHTVITQIEVDGKVIDEYKTRTGFRTVHFDADKGFFLNGKHVKLKGTNNHQDHAGVGCAMPDELIRWRLQQLKNFGSNAYRSSHNPATPELLDMCDEMGILVIDENRLMGSHQEAFDEVERLIRRDRNHPCIFVWSMGNEEWGIECNVLGERITTTMQNFARTLDPTRPMNAAVSGGCNQGVSAAVEVMGYNYLGQWDTDKHHELFPHQPSMGTEEGSTFATRGIYFDNPEKHYMRAYDHLPRPSWETIETSWKHYAERDYLAGMFIWTGFDYRGEPTPYAWPSITSYFGMMDLCGFPKDNVFYLKSWWGNEPVLHLLPHWNWAGKEGDTIQVWAYSNCDEVELFLNGKTQGRKTMEVNGHLEWPVIYKPGKLKAVGYTKGKKVMEETVQTTSDPYRVELTAHKTKLKNSANDVAVVTVKVLDKKGRAVPVADNLIKFSVEGPAHLIGVGNGNPTSLEKDKFFDEYEVIQTPNIEKYGLGEADIDLPSEATNVLEKDSKNKMMVTQFDLTKDDVAKGKFIWYSKKVGDNLQAYLNGTAIQPMDGNLDEMAVFNIDNSLLKEGTNKLVLVGVPLPPPNQWDEPNKHLGDIQMVKAADQWQRKLFNGLAQVIVQPDESSTGEIILNATAEGLKSTKLILTVE from the coding sequence ATGAATTTGAATCGAAAGGCTATCTTATTAATCGGGTTATTAACACTAATGCCCGGTTTGTTTGCACAAGTTGTTAGAGAAAGAATCAATTTTGATAAGGATTGGAAATTTGCGTTTGGCCATCCATGCGATGTAGAAAAGGATTTTAACACCGGAACCAGCTATTTTACTTATCTGGCCAAAGCAGGATTTGGCGATGGGGCTGCGGCTGTTGCATTCGACGACCGAACCTGGCGTCCGCTTAATTTACCACACGATTGGGCTGTTGAAGTGCCTTTTGATGCAAAAGGAAGTCATAGTCACGGATACAAAGCAATTGGTCGGAATTTCCCCGATGTTAGTGTGGGCTGGTATCGGAAACACTTTACGGTTGATGAAGCTGATTATGGAAAGCAGTTTTATATCGATTTCGAGGGAGTATCGCGCGATGCCAAAGTGTGGGTGAACGGTCATTATTTAGGAAATGAGCCAAGTGGTTACCAAAGCTTTGGATATAATATTACCGACATATTAAACTACGGTGGTGAGAATGTGGTGGCCGTTCGTGCTGATGTTACTCTGGAAGAAGGTTGGTACTACGAAGGAGCTGGTATTTATCGCCATGTTTGGTTGCAAAAGAACGCACCTTTGCATGTTCGAAAAAACGGAACATTTGTTATTGCCGACATTGATGCCGATAAAGCTAAAGTTACGGTTAAAACAGAGGTCGAAAATCGTAATCAGGAAGCATCAACTTATATCGTTTCTCAACAAATAGTAAATGCCGAAGGTAAAGTGCTAGCCAAAACTAAGAGTAGAGAAAACACTATTGCAGCTATGGCTAAAGGAGAGGTTGATTTAACGATGGATGTGGCTAATCCTCATTTGTGGTCGTTAGAAGATCCGTATTTGCATACGGTCATCACGCAGATTGAAGTGGATGGAAAAGTAATTGACGAGTACAAAACGCGCACAGGGTTTCGTACGGTTCATTTCGATGCCGATAAGGGCTTTTTCTTAAACGGGAAGCATGTGAAGTTGAAAGGAACCAATAATCATCAGGATCATGCGGGAGTAGGCTGTGCCATGCCCGACGAACTTATTCGCTGGCGTTTGCAACAGTTGAAAAACTTTGGAAGCAATGCTTATCGTAGTTCACACAATCCGGCAACGCCTGAGTTATTGGATATGTGCGATGAAATGGGAATTTTAGTGATTGACGAAAACCGCTTGATGGGAAGTCATCAGGAGGCTTTTGATGAAGTGGAGCGATTAATCCGTCGCGATCGCAATCACCCATGTATTTTTGTGTGGTCGATGGGTAACGAAGAGTGGGGCATCGAGTGCAATGTGTTAGGTGAACGTATCACCACAACTATGCAGAATTTTGCACGTACTCTTGATCCAACCCGCCCAATGAATGCAGCTGTTAGTGGTGGTTGTAATCAAGGCGTTTCGGCTGCTGTTGAAGTAATGGGTTACAATTATCTGGGCCAATGGGATACCGATAAGCATCATGAGTTATTCCCTCATCAACCATCGATGGGAACTGAAGAAGGATCGACTTTTGCAACACGAGGAATCTATTTCGATAATCCTGAAAAACATTATATGAGAGCTTACGATCATTTGCCTCGTCCATCGTGGGAAACTATTGAAACTAGTTGGAAGCATTATGCTGAGCGCGATTACTTAGCCGGTATGTTTATATGGACAGGTTTTGATTACCGTGGCGAACCAACGCCTTATGCATGGCCATCTATCACTTCCTATTTTGGTATGATGGATTTATGTGGATTTCCCAAAGACAATGTTTTCTACTTGAAATCGTGGTGGGGTAACGAACCTGTTTTGCATCTTCTTCCTCACTGGAATTGGGCCGGAAAAGAAGGTGATACCATTCAGGTTTGGGCGTATAGTAATTGCGATGAGGTGGAGCTATTTCTCAACGGTAAAACACAAGGTCGTAAAACCATGGAAGTAAATGGGCATCTCGAATGGCCTGTGATCTACAAGCCCGGTAAATTAAAGGCTGTGGGGTACACTAAAGGTAAAAAGGTAATGGAAGAGACGGTTCAGACAACTTCCGATCCTTACCGCGTTGAGTTAACAGCTCATAAAACCAAACTAAAAAACAGTGCCAACGATGTGGCAGTGGTTACGGTTAAGGTGTTGGATAAAAAGGGTAGAGCGGTACCTGTGGCTGATAATTTAATTAAGTTTTCGGTAGAAGGACCAGCGCACTTGATAGGTGTTGGAAATGGTAATCCAACTTCGTTGGAAAAAGATAAATTCTTCGACGAATATGAAGTGATTCAAACACCCAATATCGAAAAATATGGTTTAGGTGAAGCAGATATTGATTTGCCATCGGAGGCAACGAATGTGTTGGAGAAAGATTCGAAAAACAAGATGATGGTTACTCAATTTGATTTAACCAAAGACGATGTTGCTAAAGGTAAATTTATTTGGTACTCTAAAAAGGTAGGCGATAATCTACAAGCTTATTTAAATGGAACCGCCATTCAACCTATGGATGGTAATTTAGATGAGATGGCTGTGTTTAATATCGATAATTCGTTGTTGAAAGAAGGAACCAACAAACTTGTTTTGGTGGGTGTGCCATTGCCTCCTCCAAATCAATGGGACGAGCCTAATAAGCACCTTGGCGATATTCAAATGGTGAAGGCTGCCGATCAGTGGCAACGAAAATTGTTTAATGGATTGGCGCAAGTTATTGTTCAGCCCGACGAAAGCAGTACTGGTGAAATTATCCTGAATGCTACAGCAGAGGGCTTGAAAAGTACAAAGTTGATTTTAACGGTTGAATAG
- a CDS encoding glycoside hydrolase family 3 C-terminal domain-containing protein, producing MKQPILILLFLILPIRMFSQSYPFQNPKLDTEKRIDNLLSLMTLEEKIVCLSTNPSVPRLGLEATSHVEGLHGLAMGEPGGWGKDNPVPTTTFPQSYGMGQTWDTTLMWQMGEIEGYEVRYMAQSPKYKRGGLVVRAPNADLGRDPRWGRTEECYGEDPFLVGTMSVAFIKGLQGPDENHWQVASLMKHFLANSNEDSRTWSTSNFNERQLREYYALPFQMGVEDGGSRAYMAAYNKVNEVAMMVSPLLKELTVDEWGQNGIICTDGGALKLLISDHKYYDSIEMGASMAVKFGINQFLDDYKDAITNGVEKGFVSKDEIDEVLRGVFRVMIKLGLLDDQNNNPYASIGSNNEAEPWLNEKSKKVVREATQKSIVLLKNQNSTLPINKKKINKLAVIGQLADQVLLDWYSGTAPYLITPLQGLQEHFGKNMEITYVPDSLLNDALTAAKEADMVLVFGGNHPTGDAGWAKVTRDSYGKESVDRKSINLEDEEWIKKIYEQNQNTALVLVSSFPYAINWSNHNLPAILHITHNSQEMGHALADVLAGDYNPAGRLVQTWPINIGQLPDLLDYNIWNNRTYMYSTEPPLYAFGYGLSYTQFDYQNLDVKKDDDQLLVSIDVANIGKVDGDEVVQVYVAFPDSKVIRPIKALKGFQRVNIKKGKTERIEIPVKLKDLCYWDEVAKQMVLEKGTITVLVGSSSDNIRLKKNIEIN from the coding sequence ATGAAGCAACCTATATTAATATTACTGTTTTTAATTCTCCCGATAAGAATGTTTTCTCAATCCTATCCTTTTCAAAACCCAAAATTGGATACCGAAAAGAGGATTGATAATCTACTATCGTTAATGACGCTAGAAGAAAAGATTGTTTGTTTAAGCACTAATCCATCTGTTCCACGATTGGGATTAGAGGCAACGAGTCATGTAGAAGGATTGCACGGACTGGCGATGGGAGAGCCGGGAGGTTGGGGCAAAGATAATCCTGTACCCACAACCACATTTCCCCAATCTTATGGAATGGGACAAACCTGGGATACTACCCTGATGTGGCAAATGGGGGAAATTGAAGGATACGAAGTCCGTTATATGGCTCAATCGCCCAAATACAAAAGGGGAGGTTTGGTGGTTCGGGCTCCTAATGCCGATTTAGGTCGCGATCCTCGTTGGGGCAGAACAGAAGAATGCTACGGCGAAGATCCGTTTTTGGTCGGAACCATGTCGGTGGCTTTTATAAAGGGATTGCAAGGACCGGATGAGAATCATTGGCAAGTAGCCTCATTAATGAAACATTTTTTGGCTAATAGTAACGAGGATAGCCGAACCTGGTCGACTTCCAACTTTAACGAACGTCAGTTACGCGAATATTATGCATTGCCTTTTCAAATGGGAGTAGAAGATGGTGGCTCTCGTGCATATATGGCTGCTTACAATAAGGTGAACGAAGTGGCTATGATGGTTAGTCCTTTGCTAAAGGAATTAACCGTTGACGAGTGGGGGCAAAACGGAATTATCTGTACCGATGGTGGTGCTTTGAAGTTATTGATCTCAGATCATAAATATTACGATTCCATTGAGATGGGAGCTTCCATGGCGGTTAAGTTTGGTATCAACCAGTTTTTAGATGATTATAAAGATGCCATAACCAATGGTGTTGAAAAAGGCTTTGTATCGAAAGATGAAATTGATGAGGTTTTAAGAGGAGTTTTTCGGGTGATGATAAAGCTGGGTTTGCTGGATGATCAAAACAATAATCCATATGCATCAATCGGCAGTAATAACGAAGCTGAACCATGGTTGAATGAAAAATCGAAGAAGGTTGTAAGAGAAGCTACTCAAAAATCTATTGTGTTATTAAAGAACCAAAATTCAACCTTACCCATCAATAAAAAGAAAATAAATAAACTGGCAGTAATTGGTCAACTGGCTGATCAGGTATTGTTGGATTGGTACTCTGGTACTGCGCCATATCTAATTACTCCGTTACAAGGATTACAAGAGCATTTCGGAAAGAATATGGAAATTACCTATGTACCCGATTCTTTATTGAACGATGCTCTTACTGCAGCTAAAGAAGCGGATATGGTTTTGGTTTTTGGAGGAAATCATCCAACAGGTGATGCAGGATGGGCTAAAGTAACCCGCGACAGCTATGGTAAAGAATCGGTGGATCGAAAATCCATCAACCTCGAAGATGAAGAATGGATTAAAAAGATATATGAGCAGAATCAGAACACAGCTTTAGTGTTGGTGAGCAGTTTCCCGTATGCCATTAACTGGTCCAATCATAATTTACCTGCAATTTTGCATATCACGCACAATAGTCAGGAGATGGGACATGCTTTGGCTGATGTACTGGCAGGTGATTATAATCCTGCAGGTCGACTGGTACAGACATGGCCTATAAACATTGGACAATTGCCCGATTTGTTGGATTATAATATTTGGAATAATCGAACCTATATGTATTCAACCGAACCTCCGTTATATGCCTTTGGTTACGGCTTGAGTTATACTCAGTTTGATTATCAAAATCTGGATGTAAAGAAAGATGATGATCAATTGTTGGTTTCGATTGATGTTGCCAATATTGGTAAGGTAGATGGTGATGAAGTTGTGCAGGTTTATGTTGCTTTTCCTGATTCCAAAGTAATCAGACCCATTAAAGCATTAAAAGGTTTCCAACGAGTTAATATCAAAAAAGGGAAAACAGAACGGATTGAAATACCTGTTAAATTAAAAGATCTTTGTTATTGGGATGAGGTTGCAAAACAGATGGTCTTGGAAAAAGGAACTATTACCGTTTTGGTTGGAAGTTCATCAGATAATATCAGACTAAAGAAAAATATTGAAATAAACTAA
- a CDS encoding alpha-L-arabinofuranosidase C-terminal domain-containing protein, producing MKLQSILTIAILLGTSAIFAQNKITAHTDQAETTINRDIYGHFAEHLGRCIYDGFYVGEGSSIENIRGFRVDIINALREMQIPLLRWPGGCFADTYNWKDGIGPKSERPSIVNVHWGGVTEDNSFGTHEFLDFCELIGADAYINLNVGSGSVREAKEWVEYVTSANKSPMTEWRKQNGREEPWKVKYWGIGNENWGCGGNMTPEYYADLYRNYATYCHGADYKIAGGANVADYNWTEVLMKKLEHYKHIVDGLSLHYYVHPGGWESKGSARDFDEAEYHLTMEKTYYMEELINNHSAIMDKYDPKKEIDMIVDEWGAWYDCEPGTNPGFLYQQNTLRDAILAGIHLNIFNNHADRIKMANIAQMINVIQAVILTREDKMLLTPTYYIFKMYSVHQDATLVPLDVETEMYTVDGKEIPALNASASIKDGKLNMTVCNLNPNKDEEIEYTFADNNFKNATGMIVTGDKLQSLNDFDQPEQVSLKEFKVSKPKNGKVKLKIPAKSVVLITLD from the coding sequence ATGAAACTTCAATCTATTCTAACTATTGCAATATTGTTGGGCACATCAGCAATATTTGCCCAAAACAAAATAACGGCCCATACCGATCAGGCTGAAACGACGATTAACAGAGATATATACGGCCATTTTGCTGAGCATTTAGGACGTTGTATATACGATGGTTTTTATGTGGGAGAAGGGTCTTCTATTGAAAATATCAGAGGTTTTCGTGTTGATATTATTAATGCATTACGCGAAATGCAAATTCCATTGTTACGATGGCCAGGTGGATGTTTTGCCGACACCTATAACTGGAAAGATGGTATCGGACCTAAAAGTGAGCGTCCTTCCATTGTAAATGTTCACTGGGGAGGAGTAACCGAAGATAACAGCTTTGGGACACACGAATTCCTAGATTTTTGTGAGTTAATTGGAGCCGATGCTTATATCAACCTGAATGTAGGTTCGGGTTCGGTACGTGAAGCTAAAGAGTGGGTTGAGTACGTTACCTCAGCTAATAAAAGCCCAATGACCGAATGGCGTAAGCAAAACGGACGCGAAGAACCCTGGAAAGTAAAATACTGGGGAATTGGTAACGAAAACTGGGGATGTGGTGGTAACATGACTCCTGAGTATTATGCCGATCTATATAGAAACTATGCTACCTACTGCCATGGTGCTGATTATAAAATTGCCGGTGGTGCTAATGTTGCAGATTACAACTGGACAGAAGTATTAATGAAGAAATTAGAGCATTATAAACACATTGTTGATGGTCTTTCTCTTCACTATTATGTTCATCCCGGAGGTTGGGAAAGCAAAGGTTCGGCAAGAGATTTTGATGAGGCTGAATACCACCTTACAATGGAAAAAACTTATTATATGGAAGAGTTGATTAATAATCACTCAGCCATTATGGATAAGTACGATCCTAAGAAAGAAATTGATATGATTGTGGATGAATGGGGCGCATGGTACGATTGTGAGCCAGGTACAAACCCAGGATTCCTTTATCAACAAAATACATTACGTGATGCAATTTTAGCAGGTATACATTTAAATATTTTCAACAATCATGCTGATCGTATTAAGATGGCCAATATTGCACAGATGATTAATGTAATTCAGGCAGTTATTCTTACCCGTGAAGATAAAATGTTATTAACACCTACTTACTATATATTTAAAATGTACAGTGTTCACCAAGATGCTACTTTGGTTCCATTGGATGTAGAAACAGAGATGTATACTGTAGATGGTAAAGAAATACCAGCGTTGAATGCTTCAGCATCTATTAAGGATGGAAAGTTGAATATGACTGTTTGTAACTTAAATCCTAACAAGGACGAGGAAATCGAATACACCTTTGCCGATAATAACTTCAAAAATGCCACAGGCATGATTGTAACAGGTGATAAACTACAATCGTTAAACGATTTTGATCAGCCTGAACAAGTAAGCCTAAAAGAATTTAAAGTGAGCAAGCCTAAAAATGGCAAAGTGAAATTAAAAATACCAGCTAAATCAGTTGTGTTGATTACTTTGGATTAG